A stretch of DNA from Micromonospora sp. NBC_01813:
GCGTACCGGTGACCGGTGCCGCCATCGCCGCCGACCTCGACGCGCTCGCGCAGGCCTGGGCCTGGACCGCCGACGACGTCCTCGTCCACGGACTGCCGCTGTTCCACGTGCACGGACTGGTCCTCGGCCTCCTCGGTGCGCTGCGGACCGGGAGCCGGCTGGTGCACACCGGGCGGCCCACCCCCGCCGGGTACGCGGCGGCCAACGGCAGCCTCTACTTCGGCGTGCCGACGGTCTGGTCGAGGATCTGTGCCGACCACTCGGCCGCCCGGGCGCTGCACGGTGCCCGGCTCCTCGTCTCCGGCAGCGCCGCGCTGCCCGCACCCGTCTTCCAGGATCTGGTCGCGCTGACCGGCCTGGCGCCGGTGGAACGGTACGGGATGACCGAGACATTGATCACAGTTAGCAGTCGGGCCGACGGTGAGCGCCGCCCCGGCTGGGTCGGTACGCCGGTGGCCCAGGTCCGCACCCGGCTGGTCGACGCCGACGGCGAACAGTTGCCCGCCGACGGCGAGACCATCGGTGAGCTGCAGGTACGGGGCCCGACGGTGTTCGGCGGCTACCTCGGCGGCGCCGGGCGCGACGATTTCACCACCGACGGGTGGTTCCGCACCGGCGACGTCGCCGCCATCGGCGCCGACGGTTGGCACCGGATCGTCGGCCGCGCCACGACCGACCTGATCTCCAGTGGCGGCTACCGGATCGGCGCGGGCGAGGTGGAGAACGCGCTGCTGGCCCACCCGGCGGTCCGTGAGGCCGCTGTCGTCGGCGTACCCGACACCGACCTCGGCCAACGAGTCGTGGCATACGTGGTGGCCGAGCAGATCCCGCCACAGGAGTTGGTCGAATTCGTGGCAACGGAACTCTCAGTCCACAAGCGGCCACGTGAAGTACGCATCGTGGACCAGTTGCCGCGCAACGCGATGGGCAAGGTGCAGAAAAGGTCACTGATTGACGACTTTGAGTGATCACCTCGGCGACCGGCACCACCGGGACCCTGGTCACCCACTGGCTGCCCACTGGTCACCCACTGGCTGCCGACCACCGCCGCCGCAGCCCCTCAAGGCGACCGCCAGGGGCACATCATCCGAACGGCTGATGCCGATGGTTCGACGCCGACGGCATAAGTTTTCTTTACTTGCGGCTCAAGAAACCATCATTTCTGGCCCTGCAGTTGATTCTTGATTGAACCAATCCCTAACGTGTGCGTAGGCGCAGACGGCCTGCTAGCCACCCCGGTGACCCCCACTGCTGGCCGGCCGCTCCGAGCCTATACAGACAATCACAGTACGGTGAGCGTTCGGAAGGTGTACACATGGGACGATCGGCCCACAGACGCGCACCCACCCCCACCAGATCCGGCAGCCGGGCACGCCGCGCCGTCATCGCGGTGGCGACCCTCGGTGCCTTCGGGGTCCTGATCGGCGTCAGCCAGATCTCCAACGCGCAGACGGACCGCCGGGAACCCATCCAGATCAACGGGCTGGAAGTCCTCGGCAACACCTGCGAGGGGACCAACCTGGAGCCGCACAGCGGGTTCCAGGAGGGCAACCGCTGCGTCTCCACGGCGTTCGGCGAGGTTGGCGACGCGGACAAGAACCCGACGCTGCTGATCACCGAAGCTCCGGAGACCGTCGGCGTCGGCGAGCCGTTCCAGCTGCGGGTCAGCACCCGCAATCTGGTCCGGGACCGGTTCCTCCCCGCCGGCCAGGGCGGCTACTACCTCGAGTCGGCGCTGCTCACCGGGGAGGGCCTCACCCGTGGCCACTTCCACACCGCATGCCGGATGCTGACCAGCACCACCGAGGCACTGGACCCGGCGCCGGTGCCGGCGTTCTTCGTCGCGACCGAGGACGGCGGCGGTGGGGCGGAGCCGGACGTCGTCACCATCCAGATTCCCGGGCTGCCGCAAGAAGGGATCGCACAGTGCGCTTCGTGGGCCGGCGACGGCTCGCACCGGATCCCGATGATGCAGCGGGCCAATCAGACCCCGGCCCTCGACGCCGTCCGAATCCGGGTGCAGGTACCCGGTGCGGAGGAGCCGCCGGCCGAGGAGCCCCCGGCGGAAGAACCGCCAGCGGAAGAGCCACCCGCCGAGGAACCGCCAGCCGAAGAGCCACCGGCCGAGGAACCACCGGCCGAAGAACCACCGGCCGAGGAACCACCAGCGGAAGAGCCGCCGGCCGAAGAGCCGCCAGCCGAGGAACCACCAGCCGAAGAGCCGCCAGCGGAGGAGCCGCCGGCCCAGGAGGAACAGGAGCAGCCGGCACCGGCCAGTCCTGAGGCCTCGGCCAGCCCTGAGGTCGAAGCCACCGAAAGCGCGGCACCGGTCCGGGGAGTCACCGGCCGTACGCCGGATCCGACCGAATCGGCCACCCCGGTCGAGGAAGAGGAGCCCGAGCCGAGCCCGACCACCGGCGCTGGTGGCCTCAACGCCCCGGCAACCGACAACCTCGCCGTCGACGACGCCACCGACGACGCCGAAAGCCCGGAGGAACTCGCCGAACGACTGGCACTCACCGGCACGAACACCATCAACGTCATGGTTGGCGGTCTGGTGCTCGTCTTCGCCGGCGTCGGGCTGGTCTACCTCACCCAACGTCGCCGCCACCAGTACCGGCGCCGCTGACCGACAGCAGCATCAGGCACCGTCGGGGCGGTCCACGCGACCGCCCCGACGCGCCGCGTCGCAGTCAACGAACGTGGAGTAGGACCGGGACCGGGCCACCGTCCGACGGGCTGTCACCGTGGCGTCCCGAAGGCGCAGTGGAAGTCCGCGCCGAATCGAGTCGTCTGACGGACGATCCGATCAGGTTCCGCCGGGCCGGGCCAGAACTGCAGCAGGTAACGGTCGCGCACCGGTTCACCGTCCGGGGTGGTGTCGTAGTTCGCGGCCGCGTCGCTGCCGAACCGCACAGACCGTTGACCTGGCCGAGAAATGCTCCATCTGGACCACTCGTCGGATCGGAGACGACGTAGCACTGGTGGTAGTCCACTGTCCACTCGCCGTCGTACAGAACTCGCACCCATCACCGTTACCTCTCAGTGGGCTTTAGTGAGCGCACGGTTGGTAGTCCTGCCTTGCGGTAGGACGGTCCCGGTCTGATCCGCTTGAGCGGTGCCGGGTTCACGCTTCACGGCCACCTGCCCGCGTGTGCGGGTCTTCTGGTCGGCTCCACGTGCTGCCACCGGGCCACTCCCGGCGGTTGCCGCCGCAAGGGCGGCCAGGTTCACAGCGGCGTTGCGGTCACGGTCGATGACTAGACCGCACGCCTCACACCGGTATTCACGCTCGGACAGGGCCAGCTTGGTTTTCACCGTGCCACAGCCCGAGCAGGTCTTGCTGGACGGGTACCAGCGGTCGGCCACCACAAGCCGGCCGCCGTTCCATCCGGTCTTGTACGCCAACTGGCGGCGGATCTCCGCGAATCCGGCGTCGGCGACGTGCCGAGCCAACCGCCGGTTGCGCAGCATGCCGGTGACGTTGAGGTCTTCCACCACAACGGTGCCGTACGTCGTGGCGAGTCGGGTGGTGAGCTTGTGCAGCCCATCACGGCGCAGATGAGCGACCCGGGCGTGAGCACGACCGAGCCGGCTCGCGGCCCGTTCCCACCGCTTCGAGGGACGTCGTCCGGTACGCCGGTCCGGGCCCTGCTTGCGCGACAGCGTCCGGCCGAGCGCATGCATCCGTTGCCGCGCGGCCACGAGGTGGCGCGGGTTGTCGACCAACTCGCCGGTGGACAGCACCGCGAGATGCCGGATACCGACGTCCACACCAACCACCGAGCCGGGTCGGGCCGGGCTGCGTTCGGCGCGTTCGACCTCGACGGTGAACGACACATGCCACCGTCCGCCATCACGACGCACTGTCGCGGACATGATCCGGGCGGTGCCGGCTTCAATACGGCGGGCGAGCTTGCGGGCGGACTCGTACAACTTCAACCGGCCCAGCCGGGGTAGCACCACGTGCATCCGGTCCGGTTCGACCCGGATCGCCCCGGTGGTGAACCGTACGCTGGGCGTGGTACGGCGGCGGGACTTGAACCGGGGGAAACCCGACGGCCGACCGGCGCGTTTCCCGCTGCGGGAGTCAGTCCAGTTCTTCAACCCGCGAGCGAGCGCGTCGAGGCCGGTGTTGAACGCCTCCTTCGACACCTCACCCCACCACGGCGCGACTTCGGGCTTCGCGGCGTTCCATGCCTTCCGAAGACCGGCCAGCGACCAGGACAGTGATGGCGTCAGCAACTCGTCTGGTACGCCGTAGGAGCGTTCGGCGATGCGCTGGTCCATGACCGCCTTGACCTTCGCGAGCGCCCAGTTGTGGGCGAGCCGGGCGGCCCCAGCGTGTGCAAGGACGTCGCGTTCCTGGCGCGAGGTGAGGTCGAGGGCGAACCGGTACGCCTGGATCGTTTTCACGCCGGGCCACTCTCGGTGGCGGCTTCGACCGCCCGGCGGGCACGGTTCGCGCCAGCGCGACGCCCGTACAGGCGGGCGCACAACGACGTCAGGATCTCCGTCACGTCGCGGACCAGATCATCGTCGACCTCAGCCGGGTCGACCACCAGCAGTCGGCGGCCCTGCGCGGCCAGCGCCGCCTCAACGTACTCGGCCCCGAACCGGGCGAACCGGTCCCGATGCTCAACCACGATCGTTGCCACCTTCGGGTCGCGCAGCAGCGCGAGGAACTTCTTGCGGTGCCCGTTCAACGCGGATCCAACCTCGGTCACCACCCGATCGACGCCGAGTTTCTGCCCGGTGGCCCACACGGTGACCCGGGCGACCTGCCGGTCCAGGTCGGATTTCTGATCGGCTGAGGACACCCGGGCGTACACCACGGTCTGCCCCGTCTCGGCCGACGTGCCGGTGACCGGCTCACCGACCATGATCAGTCGACCGATCCGGTAGGTGGGAACAGGCAGCGTCCCGGCTGCGTACTGTCGCCGAGCGGTGATGTACGCGATGCCGGTCGACGCTGCCCACTCCTTGAGGTTCACGCGAGCATCATAGCAGCTTAAAGAGCGCCATAGATGCCCGGAGCGCCAACAGTCAGCTACCCTCCCGTCAGCGCCGACGCCCGACCGATGTTGATCCTGCCCGGTCCGGATCAACGCTGCGTTGACGATCGGACGACGCCGCGACCCGGTGTCGGCACCCGGCAATGGTTCGTCGAGATTTCGTCGATCTCCGGCTGATTCGTTGGGCGGGGCCGACGTCCGTCGGCAGCCGTACTGCGGAGGTTGACAGACGATGGCGGGGCGAACTGTCCTCGGCCGCCGAGACGTGGCGGACGAGTCGCTCGTGAGATCTGTGTTTCACGAACACGGCCGGGCCATGTTCGGCTACGCGGTTCGACTTACCCGGGATCGAAGCACCGCCGAGGACATCGTCCAGGAAGCTCTGATCAGGGCCTGGAAGAACCCGGACTGCCTGGTCAACGGGAAGGGATCCGTTCGCGGCTGGTTGCTGACGGTGGTCCGCAACCTCGTCACCGACGACATACGGGCGCGCCGCGTACGGATGTCCGCGATGGCCAGGACCGCCGGCGACATCGGTGTCGTACGCGACCCTGCCGATCGGATCGTCGACGGCATCGTCGTCGACGACGCGCTCCAGCGCCTGTCCACCGAGCACCGGCAGGCTCTGGAGCAGATCTACCTGCGCGGCTGCACCGTAGGGGAGGCCGCGACGGTGCTGGGGGTGCCGCCCGGCACCGTGAAGTCGCGCTCGTTCTATGCCCTGCGGGCGCTCCGGGAGATCTTCCCGCCTGGGCCCGTGGTGGCCGCCGGGTCCGGGCCGGTGCCCGGACCCGGCTGAGCCGTCGACGATGAGCCGCTGGTCAGCCCAGCCGGATCGACTGGATCGAGTCGTCGACGCCGAGTTGCGCCAGATCCGGGACATCGCCGTTGGCGACCACGACGTCGCCCTGGCAGTCCGGCCGACGCCACATCCGGACACTGCCGTTGGCGGTCATCGACGATGCCTCGCCGGCGGTGGTGCCGAGGTTGAGGCAGCCGCTGCCGCTGAGTCCTTCCGCGAAGCCGTTGTCGCCGAAGTTCGCATCGGAGAAGAAGGTCGCGTCCGTCGCGGGCGGAGCCAGGGGATCGACCTCGATGCCGCCGTTGTCAGCCTCGGGGTCCGGGGTGGCCTTCTTTCCATCCGGCCGGATCGCGAACCAGGTGCCGCCCACACCATGGCCGTTGGTGTCACCCGCCTTGGTGTCGTCGATGAAGCGGTATACCGGCCAGCCGGCGATGGTCAGCTGCAAGGTGCCGTCGTCGCGGGTCACCGTCGAGACGTTGGAGTGCTTGACGCCGGCGACGAAGACTCGACCGCCCGGCTTGATCAGCACCGGGGGCCAGGTCGTGGCACAGTCACCGGCGCAGGTCGCCTTCGACGGCTTCGCCTCGTCGTCGTCGAACCGGTACAGGGTCAGTTTGGCGCCGTTGACCACGACCGGGTCGAGCGCCCCTGCCTTCGACTTCCGCAGTTCCACCCACTGCATGGCGGCCTCGGCCCGGTCACCTTCCGGCGCCGGCCCGCCCATCGGGTTGGTCAGGTCACCGCTGTTCGGATCGGCTTCGTTCGACTTCGCCGTTCCGGACACCAGATCGACCTCGCCCGAGTTGCCGCCGGCTGCCGGGTCGACGACCGGTGGCGGCGGCGGTGCCACCTCGGTGATGCTGCCGCAGGAGGCCAGGAGCAGTACACCCATGGCGAAGCTCGCGGCGACGGGGGTGCGGCGCTTACGCGACATGTCGTTGTCTCCGATGTCAGTCCGGTGTGCGCATTGGCGCACGATCGGCCTCCACACGGTGCCCACGGCGATCTGGTTCAGCGGGCGTGACGGCGACCACGACGAGATCGCGGCACCGAAGGTCGGAGTGGACATCGACGTCAACTATGGGCAATGATTCGACAACTCACCGCCACCGCTGGAGCGGCGTCTCCCGGATGTCGCCGGCTGCCGTGACGCTGCCACCCGGCCCCGGTGCGGGACGTTCAGATCTCGTACAGAAATCGTCTAGAACGCCCGGCCTATGCTCCCGGACCGGACCTCCTGCCGACGGTGTGGGGTCCGTACGCCCGGGGGCGGACCATGCCGGGCGGCGACAGCGGCGGGCATCGCGCCGGCCGACGGCTTTGGGGGTTGAAGATGCTCAAGTTGGACGCTCCACCGGTGGGCACCGGGTACCGCCGCCCCGACGGTCCGACGCTGCGGTTCTCGCTGCTGGGGCCGATCCGCGCGTTCCACGGATCCGCCGAGATCCCGCTCGGCTCCCCACAACAGCGCAGCACCCTGGCGATTCTGCTGCTGCGAAGGCGCGAGCTCGCGACCATCGACGAACTGGTCGGTGCCGTCTGGGGCGAGGAGCCACCCCGGGCAGCGGTCAGCACCGTGCGCACCTACGTTTCCCGGCTACGCAAGCTGTTGGCGCAACGGATCGAAGCCGGACCGGACCCGATCACCTCGATGGCCGGCGGATACCTGCTGCGGGTGCCGGCAGAGTCGATCGACGTATGGCGCTTCCAACGGCACACCGAGCAGGCCCGGGCCGCCCGCGAGAGGCTCGATCTGGAGACGGCGGCAGCCGAGCTACGTACCGCCTTACGGTTGCGCCATGGCCCGCCGCTGGCGCACGCGACCGGGCCTTATCTGGACGCCCAGCGGCTGTGGCTGGACCAGCTGATGACGGCCGCGGTCGAGGACCGGCTCGCGGTGGACCTGCAGCGAGGGCGGCACGCGGAGACGATCGGAGATCTCTGCGTTCTGGTCTGCGAACATCCGTTGCGGGAACGCCTGCGGGAACTGCTGATGCTCGCCCTGTACCGGTCCGGGCGCCAGGCCGACGCGTTGGAGCAGTACCACCAGGCCCGTCGGCTACTGGTCGACCAACTCGGCATCGAACCCGGAGCCGGCCTCCGCCGACTCCACCAGCAGATCCTGACGGCCGACCCTGATCTGCTCCCAGACCCTCAGCTGCTCGTCGGTGCCCGGTGACGAAAAGGCCGCCCCGGCCGGTCCCCGCACCGAAGTAGCCAGTCTCCGCACCGGAGCCGTCCGCTCGACCCGAATGTCACCCGGCGCGGTATTTTCGAGCCAGGTGGCGGGGTCACGGTGGGATGGTGCGCGTTGAGTGTTCCGGTGGACGACGCCTTGCGACTGTCGATCCTGGGACCGGTACGCGCCTGGCACGGTGACCACGAACTGTCGTTGGGGCCGCCCCAACAGCGAGCGGTCCTCGCCGTGCTGGCCGCGTACGCCGGTCAGCCCGCCGGTTTCGACATCTTCGCCGACGTCCTCTGGGACGGATCGCCGCCGCCAAGTGGACCAGGTGTCGTCCATGGCTACGTCAGCCGGCTACGCCGGGTGCTCGCCGCAGGCCGGCCCACGGCGCGCCCACCCGGCCCGATCGAGCGAGTGGGAGCCGGCTACCGGTGGCGCGGCGACGAGCAGTCCCTCGACCTGCTGCGGTTCCGGAAACTGGTCGAACAGGCACTCGATCTGACCGCCGTCTCCCGGCACCAACTCGCCCTCGACACCCTGCTGGAGGCCGCCCGGCTCTGGCAGGGCCCGGCGGCGGCGGACATCGACGCCGCCCGTACCCATCCGCTCTTCGTGGGTCTGGAACGGGAACACTCGGCTGCCCTGGTCGAACTGGCCGGGCTGGCGTTGGCCGGCGGACAGGCCGCAGCGGTCCTGCCGGTGCTGGAGCGCGGTGCCGCCCGCGACCCGTTCAACGAGACGCTGCAGGCCGGGCTGATGCGGGTGCTCGCCGCCAACGGGCAGCGCGCCGCCGGGCTGGAACGCTACCGGGCGGTCCGGGCC
This window harbors:
- a CDS encoding acyl-CoA synthetase → MEPLKPCPGEEVQVLLTSLAEPADQPATVTVDGRSMSRAELLDAASAVARDVAGAPVVALRATASLETVAAVTGCLLAGTTLVPVPPDAGPVERDHILRDSRAELVLDPYPRLSTDPGAPARPATATPPTVPVDLDRRAGAWSAPPVAPESTALILYTSGTTGPPKGVPVTGAAIAADLDALAQAWAWTADDVLVHGLPLFHVHGLVLGLLGALRTGSRLVHTGRPTPAGYAAANGSLYFGVPTVWSRICADHSAARALHGARLLVSGSAALPAPVFQDLVALTGLAPVERYGMTETLITVSSRADGERRPGWVGTPVAQVRTRLVDADGEQLPADGETIGELQVRGPTVFGGYLGGAGRDDFTTDGWFRTGDVAAIGADGWHRIVGRATTDLISSGGYRIGAGEVENALLAHPAVREAAVVGVPDTDLGQRVVAYVVAEQIPPQELVEFVATELSVHKRPREVRIVDQLPRNAMGKVQKRSLIDDFE
- the tnpB gene encoding IS607 family element RNA-guided endonuclease TnpB gives rise to the protein MKTIQAYRFALDLTSRQERDVLAHAGAARLAHNWALAKVKAVMDQRIAERSYGVPDELLTPSLSWSLAGLRKAWNAAKPEVAPWWGEVSKEAFNTGLDALARGLKNWTDSRSGKRAGRPSGFPRFKSRRRTTPSVRFTTGAIRVEPDRMHVVLPRLGRLKLYESARKLARRIEAGTARIMSATVRRDGGRWHVSFTVEVERAERSPARPGSVVGVDVGIRHLAVLSTGELVDNPRHLVAARQRMHALGRTLSRKQGPDRRTGRRPSKRWERAASRLGRAHARVAHLRRDGLHKLTTRLATTYGTVVVEDLNVTGMLRNRRLARHVADAGFAEIRRQLAYKTGWNGGRLVVADRWYPSSKTCSGCGTVKTKLALSEREYRCEACGLVIDRDRNAAVNLAALAAATAGSGPVAARGADQKTRTRGQVAVKREPGTAQADQTGTVLPQGRTTNRALTKAH
- a CDS encoding IS607 family transposase, producing MNLKEWAASTGIAYITARRQYAAGTLPVPTYRIGRLIMVGEPVTGTSAETGQTVVYARVSSADQKSDLDRQVARVTVWATGQKLGVDRVVTEVGSALNGHRKKFLALLRDPKVATIVVEHRDRFARFGAEYVEAALAAQGRRLLVVDPAEVDDDLVRDVTEILTSLCARLYGRRAGANRARRAVEAATESGPA
- a CDS encoding sigma-70 family RNA polymerase sigma factor, encoding MRSVFHEHGRAMFGYAVRLTRDRSTAEDIVQEALIRAWKNPDCLVNGKGSVRGWLLTVVRNLVTDDIRARRVRMSAMARTAGDIGVVRDPADRIVDGIVVDDALQRLSTEHRQALEQIYLRGCTVGEAATVLGVPPGTVKSRSFYALRALREIFPPGPVVAAGSGPVPGPG
- a CDS encoding AfsR/SARP family transcriptional regulator, yielding MGTGYRRPDGPTLRFSLLGPIRAFHGSAEIPLGSPQQRSTLAILLLRRRELATIDELVGAVWGEEPPRAAVSTVRTYVSRLRKLLAQRIEAGPDPITSMAGGYLLRVPAESIDVWRFQRHTEQARAARERLDLETAAAELRTALRLRHGPPLAHATGPYLDAQRLWLDQLMTAAVEDRLAVDLQRGRHAETIGDLCVLVCEHPLRERLRELLMLALYRSGRQADALEQYHQARRLLVDQLGIEPGAGLRRLHQQILTADPDLLPDPQLLVGAR